A genomic window from Sulfurimonas hongkongensis includes:
- a CDS encoding arginyltransferase — MNLLKEFYLNDSCSYLENKDQTTHYKVIENCDERQCSSLIQRGYRRFGKMYFRPICKDCDECKSIKIDVKNFEFSKSHKRVMKKAKHIKSYIQAPSMTKKHLQLFDKYHLYMRDKKGWEHSYVDPQNYYSSFVNGHNGFGYEVLYYDENRLIGVDLIDVLKDGISSIYFYYDPDYSSYSLGKLSLLYEIEFAKRQKKDWIYLGYYVKDCGSLSYKASYKPYLTLEGRPEEDEDFSWV; from the coding sequence ATGAATTTACTTAAAGAATTTTATCTAAACGATAGTTGCTCATATCTTGAGAACAAAGACCAAACTACTCACTACAAAGTCATAGAAAATTGTGATGAAAGACAGTGTTCTTCACTTATACAGAGGGGTTACAGAAGATTTGGTAAGATGTATTTTAGACCTATTTGTAAAGATTGTGATGAGTGTAAAAGTATAAAGATAGATGTGAAAAATTTTGAGTTTTCAAAATCTCATAAAAGAGTTATGAAAAAGGCTAAACATATAAAAAGTTATATACAAGCTCCAAGTATGACAAAAAAACATCTTCAACTCTTTGACAAGTATCATCTCTACATGAGAGATAAAAAGGGTTGGGAACACTCCTATGTAGATCCCCAAAATTACTACAGCTCTTTTGTAAATGGGCACAATGGGTTTGGCTATGAAGTTTTGTATTATGATGAAAACAGACTTATCGGAGTTGACCTTATAGATGTGCTAAAAGATGGCATCTCATCTATCTACTTTTACTACGACCCAGATTACAGTAGTTACTCTTTAGGAAAACTCTCGCTACTTTACGAGATAGAGTTTGCAAAGAGACAAAAAAAAGATTGGATATATCTAGGTTACTATGTTAAAGATTGTGGCTCGCTCTCATACAAAGCCTCATACAAGCCATATCTAACTCTTGAGGGAAGGCCTGAGGAAGATGAAGATTTTAGTTGGGTTTAG
- the prfB gene encoding peptide chain release factor 2 produces MDNYEYTELLKNLSLKMKNIEGVVEPAKLSARLDAIEQEEASQDFWNDASYAAKIQKEKTQIQRKLQKYEKASEALQDAKDLYEMAKDEADEETIEACFSDSERLEELILNMEVEVMLSGETDANNAILSIHPGAGGTESQDWTEMLLRMYKRWAERKGFAVEVLDYQAGDEAGIKDASIIIKGENAYGYLKVENGIHRLVRISPFDSNAKRHTSFTSVMVSPEIDDDINIVVEDKDIRIDTYRASGAGGQHVNKTESAIRITHIKTGVVVQCQNDRSQHKNKATAMKMLKSRLYELELDAQKAEADGVSKSEIGWGHQIRSYVMQPYQQIKDSRSNEAYSNVSAILDGDLDKMLEDVLISMNKA; encoded by the coding sequence ATGGATAATTATGAATACACAGAACTGTTAAAAAACTTAAGCTTAAAGATGAAAAACATTGAAGGTGTTGTGGAGCCTGCTAAACTCAGTGCGAGATTAGATGCCATTGAGCAAGAAGAAGCTTCTCAAGACTTTTGGAATGATGCTAGCTATGCTGCAAAGATTCAAAAAGAAAAAACTCAAATTCAAAGAAAACTACAGAAGTACGAAAAAGCAAGCGAAGCACTTCAAGATGCTAAAGATCTCTATGAGATGGCAAAAGATGAGGCAGATGAAGAGACTATAGAGGCTTGCTTTAGTGATAGCGAGAGACTTGAAGAACTTATACTCAATATGGAGGTAGAAGTAATGCTTAGTGGCGAAACAGATGCTAACAATGCGATTTTATCCATCCATCCTGGAGCTGGTGGAACAGAGTCTCAAGACTGGACAGAGATGTTACTTCGCATGTATAAACGCTGGGCAGAGAGAAAAGGTTTTGCGGTTGAAGTTCTTGACTATCAAGCTGGAGATGAAGCTGGCATCAAGGATGCTTCTATCATTATAAAAGGCGAAAATGCTTATGGCTACTTAAAAGTAGAAAATGGCATCCATAGACTAGTTCGCATCTCACCATTTGATTCAAATGCAAAAAGACACACCTCTTTTACCTCGGTTATGGTTTCACCTGAGATTGATGATGATATAAACATCGTAGTAGAAGACAAAGATATCCGCATCGATACATATCGAGCAAGTGGTGCAGGAGGACAACATGTTAACAAAACTGAGTCAGCCATCCGTATCACGCACATTAAAACAGGTGTAGTGGTTCAATGTCAAAACGATAGAAGCCAGCATAAAAATAAAGCGACTGCTATGAAGATGCTAAAGTCTCGTCTATATGAACTAGAACTTGACGCTCAAAAAGCCGAAGCTGATGGAGTGAGTAAGAGTGAGATTGGTTGGGGACACCAGATTCGCTCTTATGTGATGCAACCATATCAGCAGATTAAAGATTCAAGAAGCAACGAAGCGTACTCTAATGTCTCTGCTATCTTAGATGGTGACCTAGACAAGATGCTAGAGGATGTCTTAATCTCCATGAACAAAGCGTAG
- the panC gene encoding pantoate--beta-alanine ligase — MKIITTVKELKEYVKNIDKSIGFVPTMGALHQGHTKLIKQAREENEIVVVSIFLNPTQFLKGEDLDKYPKKDEADKKICQLSGVDVMFFPSVDEIYTDDEVSILAPCVRGFVLEGFSRPGHFNGVLTVVMKLLNIVNPTRAYFGKKDAQQLYLIKLMARQFFMSVQIVAVDTQRESDGLALSSRNVYLSKEERQEALKIPQSLHLCAKLVSKNIRDRDEIVQKMKEILNPLELSYVEILNRNFEVIKEVELGNSVVLVEAKVGSTRLLDNIWL; from the coding sequence ATGAAGATCATCACAACAGTAAAAGAGCTAAAAGAGTATGTCAAAAACATAGATAAAAGCATAGGTTTTGTGCCAACCATGGGAGCCTTGCATCAAGGACATACAAAACTTATAAAGCAAGCAAGGGAAGAAAATGAGATAGTTGTGGTCTCAATATTTCTTAATCCTACTCAGTTTTTAAAGGGTGAAGATTTAGATAAGTATCCTAAAAAAGATGAAGCAGATAAGAAAATATGTCAATTAAGTGGTGTTGATGTTATGTTTTTTCCATCTGTAGATGAGATTTACACAGATGATGAAGTTAGCATCCTAGCACCTTGTGTTCGTGGTTTTGTTTTAGAGGGTTTTAGCCGTCCAGGGCATTTCAATGGTGTTTTAACTGTAGTTATGAAGCTTTTAAATATAGTAAATCCAACAAGAGCTTACTTTGGTAAAAAAGATGCACAGCAACTATATCTCATAAAACTTATGGCTAGGCAGTTTTTTATGAGTGTGCAGATCGTAGCGGTAGATACACAAAGAGAGAGTGATGGACTAGCACTTAGTAGTAGAAACGTTTATCTCTCAAAAGAGGAGCGACAAGAGGCTCTTAAAATTCCACAATCGCTTCATCTTTGTGCTAAGTTGGTCTCTAAAAATATAAGAGATAGGGATGAGATAGTGCAAAAGATGAAAGAGATTCTAAATCCTCTAGAACTCTCTTATGTAGAGATTTTAAATCGTAACTTTGAAGTGATAAAAGAGGTTGAACTAGGCAATAGTGTAGTCTTAGTTGAAGCCAAGGTAGGCTCGACTAGGCTTTTGGATAACATTTGGCTTTAA
- a CDS encoding J domain-containing protein, whose translation MDIVLRNNLILITTSFETLNREWMKNFLNHHSRGMLFLSKSVLVFRNETLTEVRDEFLRELSQYHASTHEYDHKFFLRSMLKFGTQPIKIELKKLDKTQKIKVNLYAYDKNTVLITLESPNSWVLSYFRSQLEVYVERGTDISLVVDVSDHRAKARLERTLNKKDVLHYHLEYSYDNHFLSKLYSDFANYTFGDLCREEEQSHLTQLYRLLECPVGASADDIKRNYKKLARAYHPDKILHENPTMIEHYTQKFQLLQEAYTTLKEVS comes from the coding sequence ATGGACATTGTTTTACGTAACAATCTTATTCTTATCACGACAAGTTTTGAGACACTAAACAGAGAGTGGATGAAAAACTTTTTAAATCATCACTCAAGAGGTATGCTTTTTTTATCAAAGTCTGTTTTGGTATTTAGAAACGAGACGCTAACAGAGGTAAGAGATGAGTTTTTAAGAGAGCTCTCACAATATCATGCATCTACGCATGAGTATGACCACAAGTTTTTTTTACGCTCAATGTTAAAGTTTGGAACTCAACCTATAAAAATAGAGCTAAAGAAACTTGATAAGACCCAAAAAATAAAAGTAAATCTATATGCTTATGATAAAAACACAGTTTTAATAACACTAGAGAGTCCAAATTCATGGGTACTTAGCTATTTCCGTTCACAGCTTGAAGTCTACGTAGAGAGAGGTACAGATATCTCTTTAGTAGTAGATGTGAGTGACCATAGGGCAAAAGCAAGGTTGGAGAGAACACTCAACAAAAAAGATGTGCTTCACTATCATTTAGAGTATAGTTATGACAATCATTTTTTGAGTAAACTCTATAGTGACTTTGCAAATTATACTTTTGGAGATCTTTGTAGAGAGGAAGAACAGAGCCATCTAACACAACTCTATAGACTCTTAGAGTGTCCTGTTGGCGCTAGTGCTGATGATATTAAAAGAAACTATAAAAAGTTAGCAAGAGCCTATCATCCGGATAAGATACTCCATGAGAATCCTACCATGATAGAGCACTACACACAAAAGTTCCAACTTCTACAAGAGGCATATACAACACTTAAAGAAGTTAGCTAA
- a CDS encoding DUF234 domain-containing protein — protein sequence MKNTSLLDQFRSFYIRNYPNDMETHIEYFAIFGGLGFEVDTTQPISFLIEDLILENFTYLNAKIEDLTLGNPINKRLLHALAVGDRRIFSAFNRAGLNNSNGGVALNYLQERGLVQIEYSREECNKSPNPKNKLKRELARQRISHKVLFTHPFIRFWFYFIYPNIRDIRNKKYSRLFKNFKLRQNSYTSLVFEELSEVLLNYNLRDAQIVSSGSYWDAKIEIDILTIADNDKIYVAECKWTNHVVTKKEWQKLTQKCEILGIEPSQIILFSKRGFSKELKQMQGKDLALYSSDDFEVLLKNTSSDELIDSLF from the coding sequence ATGAAAAATACAAGTCTTTTAGATCAATTTCGCTCATTTTACATAAGAAACTATCCCAATGATATGGAGACTCACATAGAGTACTTTGCTATCTTTGGCGGACTTGGATTTGAGGTTGATACCACACAACCTATCTCGTTTCTCATAGAAGATCTCATCTTAGAAAACTTTACCTATCTAAATGCAAAGATAGAAGATTTAACTCTTGGCAATCCCATCAACAAAAGACTTCTGCATGCGCTAGCCGTTGGCGATAGAAGGATTTTTTCTGCATTTAATAGAGCTGGGCTTAACAACAGTAATGGTGGGGTAGCCCTTAACTACCTTCAAGAGCGAGGCTTAGTTCAAATCGAGTACTCAAGAGAAGAGTGCAACAAAAGCCCAAATCCGAAAAACAAACTAAAAAGAGAGTTAGCGAGGCAGAGAATTTCGCACAAAGTGCTCTTCACACACCCCTTTATAAGGTTTTGGTTTTACTTTATCTATCCAAATATAAGAGATATAAGAAACAAAAAGTATAGCAGACTATTTAAAAATTTTAAGCTGAGACAAAATAGCTACACAAGCTTAGTTTTTGAAGAGTTATCAGAGGTTTTGCTAAACTATAATTTGCGTGATGCTCAGATTGTTAGCTCTGGGAGTTACTGGGATGCAAAGATAGAGATAGATATCTTAACCATCGCTGATAATGACAAGATTTATGTAGCTGAGTGTAAATGGACTAACCATGTGGTCACAAAAAAAGAGTGGCAAAAACTCACACAGAAGTGTGAAATACTCGGTATAGAACCATCTCAGATCATACTTTTTTCAAAAAGAGGCTTCTCAAAGGAGTTAAAGCAAATGCAAGGAAAAGACTTAGCTCTCTACAGTAGCGATGACTTTGAAGTGCTTCTAAAAAACACCTCAAGTGATGAACTAATAGACTCTCTTTTTTAA
- a CDS encoding sodium:solute symporter family protein, whose translation MFTTQSIIIFSYLIVVLLIGIWAGRGIKDIKDYAVASKSFGTMAIFATLSASFIGGGFSMGNAEKVFLVGISNIVALWGFSLKEILVAKYIAPNIRHYPDAISIGDIMEPAYGKESRIFAGVFGVILSAGILGAQIGAMGYIFNLFLGLDRSTGIILGISIVIIYSTIGGMRAVVWTDIVQFIVLSVGIPLTLYFGIEHLGGWSEVVERVPESHFTISLEPMALIALISLFLTFLLGETLVPPYVQRLLIGKRNRNVRRGTMLSGLFSIPFFATTGLIGLVALALNPSLDANLAMPYVIQEALSPVLQAVVISAIISIIMSSADSFLNAAAIAFNNDIIKPILKTPLNQDAELKLARMTTLAVGTIAVIFALSIDSILDILIYSYNFWAPTTLVPLAAALLGLKLSKKRFISGASAGIITTLLWSNLLDSPLGIDGLVVGTLANFIAFFSTDRANAKARNNSI comes from the coding sequence ATGTTTACTACCCAAAGCATTATAATATTTTCATACCTCATCGTAGTACTACTTATCGGAATCTGGGCAGGTCGTGGTATCAAAGATATCAAAGACTACGCTGTAGCTTCAAAGTCCTTTGGAACTATGGCTATCTTTGCAACCCTTAGTGCCTCTTTTATTGGAGGAGGCTTCTCTATGGGAAATGCTGAGAAGGTTTTTTTAGTTGGCATCTCAAATATTGTAGCACTTTGGGGATTTAGCCTAAAAGAGATCTTAGTAGCAAAGTACATCGCTCCAAACATAAGACACTATCCAGATGCCATATCTATAGGCGATATAATGGAGCCAGCTTATGGGAAAGAGTCTAGAATCTTTGCAGGTGTTTTTGGTGTGATTTTAAGTGCTGGAATTCTCGGTGCTCAGATTGGTGCTATGGGATATATTTTTAATCTTTTTCTAGGGCTTGACCGTTCAACTGGCATCATCTTAGGTATTAGCATCGTTATCATCTACTCAACCATAGGAGGAATGAGAGCGGTTGTTTGGACTGATATTGTTCAGTTTATAGTTTTATCTGTTGGTATTCCTCTTACACTTTACTTTGGCATAGAGCATCTAGGTGGCTGGAGTGAAGTTGTTGAGCGTGTCCCAGAGAGCCACTTTACTATCTCACTTGAACCTATGGCACTAATTGCCCTTATCTCTCTTTTTCTTACCTTTTTACTAGGTGAGACTCTAGTTCCTCCCTATGTTCAAAGGCTTCTTATTGGTAAAAGAAATCGTAATGTAAGAAGAGGAACAATGCTTAGTGGACTATTTTCCATCCCATTTTTTGCAACCACTGGGTTAATCGGGCTTGTAGCATTAGCACTAAACCCATCACTAGATGCAAACCTTGCCATGCCTTATGTTATCCAAGAAGCACTCTCTCCAGTACTTCAAGCTGTAGTTATCTCAGCTATCATCTCCATCATCATGTCCTCTGCGGATTCATTTTTAAACGCAGCTGCCATCGCTTTTAATAACGACATCATAAAGCCCATACTAAAGACTCCACTTAACCAAGATGCGGAGCTTAAACTTGCTCGTATGACTACTCTAGCTGTTGGCACTATAGCTGTGATTTTTGCACTCTCTATTGATAGTATTTTAGATATCCTTATCTACTCATATAACTTTTGGGCACCTACTACCTTAGTCCCACTTGCAGCCGCCTTGCTTGGTTTAAAACTTAGTAAAAAACGCTTTATATCAGGTGCATCAGCTGGCATCATCACCACACTTTTATGGAGTAATCTCTTAGATTCTCCGCTTGGAATCGATGGGTTAGTAGTTGGGACTCTTGCAAATTTTATAGCTTTTTTTTCTACAGACAGAGCAAATGCAAAAGCTAGAAACAATTCAATATAA
- a CDS encoding Opr family porin has translation MRKKSLSLVACMFMAASSVGAAEFDEAIKNGKLSGDATITYEMRDSKKDLDVYYRDSAYSVGSAELIYKTDSFHNFNLAFGMRAYKVIWEDHKNSIGAYGPTAGKGDASSRFWNIDGGEIAVTTNAYIGYDTEKIHFKAGRQELETEWLDEHHDAITLYANPIEKLEVELIWSQSHYRMWARELFYGPDMDGFSGTINSEGGGIYKVGLTYDILDSLKVKGYTLVAPDNYSVYGAKATLALESNDFKYGGFFHYMQTDERLAQNEDGSLIDTKVYVELDGYNLGLGYIQTGKDGGWGSAYKGGENVTPFEEGDKLYNYIAIDTRTPYITLSKNIMGLSLSAIYGHSTYKLPNGSGDYKMSEFCLWAGYDITKNLNLSAILTVINEDEKDIGWAATDLTQVSSTLVYKF, from the coding sequence ATGAGAAAAAAAAGTTTAAGTTTAGTGGCATGTATGTTTATGGCGGCTAGTTCAGTTGGCGCAGCAGAGTTTGATGAAGCGATTAAAAACGGAAAGTTAAGTGGTGATGCTACTATAACTTATGAGATGAGGGATTCTAAGAAAGACTTAGACGTTTACTATAGAGATAGCGCTTACTCAGTTGGTTCAGCGGAACTTATCTATAAAACTGACTCTTTTCATAATTTCAATCTTGCCTTTGGTATGAGAGCTTATAAAGTTATCTGGGAAGATCATAAAAACTCTATAGGTGCTTATGGACCTACGGCAGGAAAAGGTGATGCAAGTTCAAGATTTTGGAATATTGATGGTGGAGAGATTGCAGTTACAACAAATGCTTACATCGGTTATGACACAGAAAAAATCCACTTTAAAGCTGGTCGTCAAGAGCTTGAGACTGAGTGGCTAGATGAGCACCACGATGCAATAACTCTCTATGCAAACCCAATAGAAAAGCTTGAAGTTGAGCTTATCTGGTCACAAAGTCACTATAGAATGTGGGCAAGAGAGTTGTTTTATGGACCTGATATGGATGGTTTTAGTGGAACTATAAACTCTGAAGGAGGTGGAATCTATAAAGTTGGTTTAACTTACGATATTTTAGATTCACTAAAAGTCAAAGGCTACACTCTAGTAGCTCCTGATAACTACTCTGTTTATGGCGCGAAAGCTACCCTCGCTCTTGAGTCAAATGATTTTAAATATGGTGGATTTTTTCACTATATGCAAACAGATGAAAGACTTGCACAAAACGAAGATGGCTCGCTTATAGATACAAAAGTCTATGTTGAGCTTGATGGCTACAATCTTGGACTTGGATATATCCAAACAGGAAAAGATGGTGGTTGGGGTTCTGCTTATAAGGGTGGCGAAAATGTCACGCCTTTTGAAGAGGGAGATAAACTCTACAACTATATAGCAATAGATACTCGTACTCCATATATAACTCTCTCTAAAAATATAATGGGGCTTAGCCTTAGTGCTATTTATGGTCATAGTACTTATAAACTACCTAATGGTTCAGGCGATTATAAAATGAGCGAATTTTGTTTATGGGCAGGCTATGACATCACTAAAAACCTAAATCTAAGTGCTATTCTCACAGTAATAAATGAAGATGAAAAAGACATTGGTTGGGCTGCTACTGACTTGACTCAAGTTAGTAGTACTCTAGTTTATAAGTTCTAA